From one bacterium genomic stretch:
- the murJ gene encoding murein biosynthesis integral membrane protein MurJ produces MNSKNIFRVAWLIAVITIVSKAVGFWRDVAIAQAYGASMASDAYFYAYQVPALALILLGGVSGPFHTVTVSIFSKEDISGKPSQDAQRALNTFLNITGVAFTLLTFLIYFFSEPVAKLITAGGSIQLQSMVAEQLKIMSPIIFIGGIVGILYGISNVYNRFLLTTLSPTMASFAIIAALWFGHDKTGLILAWSTLAGAVLQLIIQIPAYFQVGFKYLPDFDIKMDKIKKIGEIIFPAVVGCTIGQLNIYIDMFFASQLSEGSWSAISYANKIFQFPVGIIMTAMLVPLFPVFSNLVGKKDWDSLRFYFHKGLSSLWFLAFPIFSIFFVFSHDTIHFLFQRGKFNAEDTILVTQALIFLSYAIFPYVARDLLTRIFYAFDDTKTPFLIAVMSIFTKAVMNYFLVKPFGLAGITLSTAAMAGINLIWLSFLIRKKVDLDFGRIKIPLLKITGATLIMTAVAFGSNILLHHILGESSIFLALNLLVSGTLSVITYFVMTLVLKLDIAEQLLHKVKAKLLKTDKNQPVENN; encoded by the coding sequence ATGAATTCTAAAAATATTTTCAGGGTTGCATGGTTAATAGCAGTTATTACTATAGTAAGTAAAGCAGTCGGATTTTGGAGAGATGTAGCCATTGCGCAAGCATATGGCGCTTCAATGGCAAGCGATGCGTATTTTTATGCATATCAAGTTCCTGCTCTGGCTTTAATATTGTTGGGCGGCGTCAGCGGCCCGTTTCATACAGTAACAGTTTCAATATTTTCCAAAGAAGATATATCAGGAAAACCCAGTCAGGATGCACAAAGGGCTTTAAATACTTTTTTGAATATTACGGGCGTTGCCTTTACGCTGCTTACATTTCTAATTTATTTTTTCTCAGAACCTGTAGCAAAACTAATAACAGCCGGAGGAAGTATCCAGCTTCAATCTATGGTTGCAGAACAACTTAAGATTATGTCCCCTATAATTTTTATAGGCGGTATTGTAGGAATTTTATACGGCATATCAAATGTTTACAACCGTTTTCTTCTTACAACATTAAGTCCGACTATGGCGAGTTTTGCAATTATAGCCGCATTATGGTTCGGGCATGATAAAACAGGCTTGATTCTAGCGTGGTCAACGCTTGCCGGTGCGGTTCTTCAGCTTATAATCCAAATTCCTGCATATTTTCAGGTTGGATTCAAATATTTGCCTGATTTTGACATTAAAATGGATAAAATTAAAAAAATAGGAGAAATTATTTTCCCTGCAGTGGTTGGCTGCACTATAGGGCAATTAAATATATATATAGATATGTTTTTTGCCTCTCAATTATCTGAAGGAAGCTGGTCAGCAATAAGCTACGCAAATAAAATCTTTCAATTCCCTGTAGGAATTATTATGACGGCAATGCTTGTTCCCTTATTTCCTGTTTTTTCTAACTTAGTCGGAAAAAAAGACTGGGATTCGCTAAGGTTTTATTTCCATAAAGGTTTAAGTTCATTATGGTTTCTTGCGTTCCCCATTTTTTCGATATTTTTTGTATTTTCACATGACACAATTCATTTTCTTTTCCAGAGAGGAAAATTCAATGCAGAAGACACAATTCTGGTAACACAGGCTCTTATTTTTCTTTCATATGCTATTTTTCCTTACGTAGCAAGAGATCTTTTAACAAGAATCTTCTATGCGTTTGATGATACAAAAACCCCGTTTTTAATTGCGGTAATGTCAATATTTACAAAGGCTGTAATGAATTATTTTCTGGTAAAACCTTTTGGTCTTGCAGGAATTACTCTTTCTACTGCGGCAATGGCAGGTATAAACCTGATATGGCTGTCTTTTCTGATAAGAAAGAAAGTTGATCTCGATTTTGGACGCATAAAAATTCCTCTTTTGAAAATAACCGGAGCAACACTGATTATGACCGCAGTTGCTTTTGGTTCGAATATATTACTGCACCATATACTCGGAGAAAGCAGTATTTTTCTGGCATTAAACCTTTTAGTCAGCGGGACTCTCTCAGTTATAACTTATTTTGTAATGACCCTCGTCTTAAAACTCGATATCGCCGAACAGTTATTACACAAAGTAAAAGCAAAACTCCTTAAAACTGATAAAAATCAACCTGTCGAAAATAATTAA
- a CDS encoding retropepsin-like aspartic protease, protein MRIIKITLLIFILFLLILLPKEAFAGNFQDGVRAYNSGSYKNAEIYFKKAFLADPNNVVIKYYLAITLVQNKNNNGARILYKNIIETSSNQEVVNLSRAGLKLLGDSSGSYSKVTKAVLNVNTMGNILIVNNVNLNDSLKVKFVFDTGASFVTISTQVANSLGILTANAPKIKIMTGSGYIEAPKVILKKIEVNGLAAYNVEALVADLPMHTSGTAGEMAGLLGLSFINDFKATVDRQNNQIILEKN, encoded by the coding sequence ATGCGAATAATTAAAATAACCTTATTAATATTTATATTATTTTTATTGATATTATTGCCAAAAGAAGCTTTTGCGGGCAATTTTCAAGATGGAGTAAGAGCTTATAATTCCGGCAGTTATAAAAATGCTGAAATTTATTTTAAAAAGGCTTTTTTGGCGGATCCCAATAATGTAGTTATAAAATATTACCTCGCTATAACTCTTGTTCAAAACAAAAATAATAATGGTGCAAGAATTTTATACAAAAACATTATTGAAACTTCGTCAAATCAGGAAGTTGTAAATCTTTCCAGAGCCGGATTAAAGTTGCTTGGCGATTCATCAGGTTCTTATTCAAAAGTTACGAAAGCTGTATTGAATGTTAATACAATGGGCAATATTCTTATTGTAAATAATGTAAACCTGAATGATTCGCTAAAAGTAAAATTTGTGTTTGATACGGGTGCATCTTTTGTGACAATTTCGACTCAAGTTGCAAATAGTTTGGGGATATTAACAGCGAATGCTCCAAAAATCAAAATTATGACAGGAAGCGGTTATATTGAAGCCCCGAAGGTAATTCTTAAAAAAATTGAAGTTAACGGATTGGCAGCTTATAACGTAGAAGCCCTTGTTGCAGATCTACCCATGCATACTTCAGGCACTGCAGGAGAGATGGCAGGATTGCTAGGTCTTAGCTTTATAAATGACTTTAAAGCTACTGTAGACAGGCAGAATAACCAGATTATTCTTGAGAAAA
- a CDS encoding SpoIID/LytB domain-containing protein — protein MKQKFLIILVLVIFVLVGFKKSFAQQTEPCLSPQSGDLIRVGISTNNFSSLEYKEISITTDAGFIATDKSSDTEVIKAAPKDILKFQINKDSFIIYQNDKKIAENIAGPLEIIAENDYPLQVVGLKRNGKQAAYRGIIEITKTPGKTDKLSVINMLPLEEYLKGVVPNELPVSFGLEALKAQAIAARNYALRPRDKANKLFDVCDSVQSQVYFGANTENPISNEAIKETSGLLALYDGDIILALYSSTAGGYTENYENAFSEPGSEKFPAKPLPYLKGKPDTEGTLPLNDETAARNFYTSSPPAFDINSGYYRWTRTWTEEELRKELNNNFNKFSKSSLLTPAFEKDTDIGKIKKVEVLSRGVSGKIIALYITTEKDSWTIKKELLIRRILTTQGKALPSANVIFNNINDENGDLVRLEAFGGGLGHGVGMSQYGAGFMSKSGCTFDMILQHYYDGISIGTRPVIINCQQRQEKGIRPFRTSFPENNKSKESQSSPIIQEFFAPDAKADLMIENQQMVENFDFMINSNKISLNKNYLPEGTIRMPLDKFIIKGLNEIVFYPCEAGAKGQKKNFASLEDLNAFSLEKNVNKNVKVWVEVVKSKK, from the coding sequence ATGAAACAAAAATTTTTAATAATTTTAGTATTGGTTATCTTCGTGCTTGTGGGCTTCAAAAAATCTTTTGCACAGCAGACTGAACCTTGTTTATCACCTCAGTCAGGCGATTTAATAAGAGTAGGCATAAGTACAAATAATTTTAGTTCTCTTGAATACAAAGAAATAAGCATTACCACAGACGCAGGCTTTATAGCCACCGACAAAAGTTCCGATACAGAAGTTATAAAAGCTGCTCCTAAAGACATATTAAAATTTCAAATAAATAAAGACAGCTTTATTATTTACCAAAACGATAAAAAAATTGCGGAAAATATTGCAGGACCGCTTGAAATAATAGCCGAAAATGATTATCCTCTACAGGTTGTCGGCTTGAAAAGAAACGGAAAACAGGCTGCTTACAGAGGAATTATTGAAATTACAAAAACACCTGGGAAAACTGATAAGTTGTCCGTTATAAATATGCTTCCTCTCGAAGAATACCTCAAAGGAGTTGTTCCTAACGAACTTCCTGTCTCCTTTGGATTAGAAGCTTTAAAAGCACAGGCAATTGCAGCGAGAAATTATGCATTAAGACCAAGAGATAAAGCAAATAAGCTCTTTGACGTATGTGACTCGGTTCAATCACAGGTGTATTTTGGCGCAAATACAGAAAATCCCATTTCTAACGAGGCAATAAAAGAAACCAGCGGTCTTTTAGCCTTGTACGACGGTGACATAATTCTTGCTCTTTACAGTTCAACAGCAGGGGGTTATACAGAAAATTATGAAAATGCTTTTTCTGAGCCGGGAAGCGAAAAATTCCCCGCAAAACCTTTGCCTTATCTGAAAGGGAAACCTGATACCGAAGGAACACTTCCTTTAAATGACGAAACTGCGGCAAGAAATTTTTATACTTCGTCGCCACCTGCATTTGATATAAATTCAGGGTATTACAGATGGACAAGAACGTGGACTGAAGAAGAATTAAGAAAAGAATTAAACAACAACTTTAATAAATTTTCAAAATCCAGCCTTCTGACTCCTGCGTTTGAAAAAGATACTGATATAGGCAAAATTAAAAAAGTGGAAGTATTATCGAGAGGTGTTTCCGGAAAAATAATAGCATTGTATATAACAACAGAAAAAGATTCCTGGACAATCAAAAAAGAACTTTTAATAAGAAGAATACTGACAACTCAAGGAAAAGCCCTTCCAAGCGCTAATGTTATTTTTAACAATATTAATGACGAAAACGGCGATCTTGTAAGACTTGAAGCTTTTGGAGGAGGACTCGGGCATGGAGTCGGAATGAGCCAATACGGAGCAGGTTTCATGTCAAAAAGCGGATGCACTTTTGATATGATTCTTCAGCATTATTACGACGGAATTTCTATAGGCACCAGACCAGTTATAATAAATTGCCAGCAAAGACAGGAAAAGGGAATTCGCCCTTTTAGAACGTCTTTTCCTGAAAACAATAAATCAAAAGAAAGCCAGTCATCACCAATAATACAGGAGTTTTTCGCGCCTGATGCTAAGGCTGATCTAATGATAGAAAATCAGCAAATGGTTGAAAATTTTGATTTTATGATAAATTCTAATAAGATAAGTTTAAATAAAAACTATCTTCCCGAGGGAACAATCAGGATGCCTCTTGATAAATTTATTATTAAGGGCTTGAATGAAATAGTATTTTATCCGTGTGAAGCGGGAGCAAAAGGTCAGAAAAAGAACTTTGCTTCTTTGGAAGACCTCAACGCATTCTCCTTGGAAAAAAATGTGAATAAAAATGTAAAAGTTTGGGTAGAAGTGGTTAAAAGTAAAAAATGA
- a CDS encoding MFS transporter — protein sequence MEVKLSSTKASVEEQKPFQSGIYGKIIIPFLNFFKAPSDISEIENQDEIKKTYSHWRLRIFYAAFIGYVAFYLCKKNISVAMPVMGAALGYSNTELGLLGSTLYFTYAIGKFVNGILADRSNVRTFLPTALIVSALANLCFVISAVFITPGKFTFFGLPSATVLIWALAFFWGCNGWFQSMGFPAIAKSLTFWYSNNERGIKWSLWSTSHQTGTFLSIVISGFVIAHFGWKAAFYIPAIISVFISIFLFDRLRDKPTTLGLPDIEEYREPEKNIVCKTVETSEDNESYFEIFKKHILFNKTMWLLAFAYIFVYVIRFGTEDWVVKYLVEAKKNSLQTAAWKLSFLPLFGIIGTVAAGYLSDKVFKGKRTPINVFFLIGVIFSIIGLKLNTSNEALDFVFLGLIGIFTYGPQMLIGGLCAVESSSKKVASASTGFTGSFGYIGAIFSGVGTGTIIDKFGWNGALYFWIASAFMCILFLLPMWNHKSSCK from the coding sequence ATGGAAGTTAAATTATCGTCAACGAAAGCATCGGTTGAAGAACAAAAACCTTTTCAGTCAGGCATATACGGTAAAATAATAATTCCTTTTTTGAATTTTTTTAAGGCTCCTTCAGATATTTCGGAAATAGAAAATCAAGATGAAATAAAAAAAACATATTCTCATTGGCGTTTAAGGATTTTTTATGCTGCTTTTATAGGTTATGTGGCTTTTTATCTTTGCAAAAAGAATATCTCTGTTGCAATGCCTGTAATGGGCGCTGCTTTAGGGTACTCAAACACAGAACTCGGTTTATTGGGAAGCACTTTATATTTTACCTATGCAATCGGAAAATTTGTAAACGGGATTCTTGCGGATCGTTCAAATGTAAGAACTTTCCTGCCTACAGCTTTAATCGTTTCTGCGCTGGCAAATCTTTGTTTTGTTATAAGTGCTGTATTTATTACTCCGGGGAAATTCACATTCTTTGGTCTGCCTTCAGCTACTGTATTAATATGGGCTCTGGCTTTTTTCTGGGGTTGCAACGGCTGGTTTCAATCAATGGGTTTTCCTGCAATAGCTAAAAGTCTTACGTTCTGGTATTCCAATAATGAACGCGGAATAAAATGGTCTTTGTGGTCAACATCTCACCAGACAGGTACTTTTTTAAGCATTGTTATTTCGGGATTTGTAATTGCCCACTTCGGCTGGAAAGCTGCTTTTTATATACCGGCAATAATTTCTGTATTCATAAGTATTTTTCTGTTTGACAGGCTCAGAGACAAGCCTACAACTTTAGGTTTGCCGGATATTGAAGAATACAGAGAACCCGAAAAAAATATAGTTTGCAAAACCGTTGAAACTTCTGAGGATAACGAAAGCTATTTTGAAATTTTCAAAAAGCATATTTTATTCAATAAAACAATGTGGCTGCTTGCTTTTGCTTATATATTCGTATATGTTATCCGCTTTGGGACAGAAGATTGGGTTGTTAAATATTTGGTAGAAGCAAAGAAAAATTCTTTGCAAACTGCGGCATGGAAATTGAGTTTTTTACCTCTTTTCGGGATTATCGGTACTGTTGCAGCGGGTTATCTCTCTGACAAAGTTTTTAAAGGAAAAAGAACGCCGATAAATGTATTTTTCTTAATCGGAGTAATCTTTTCTATAATAGGACTGAAACTTAATACTTCAAATGAAGCGTTGGATTTTGTTTTCCTCGGGCTGATCGGAATATTTACTTACGGTCCGCAAATGCTTATCGGAGGATTATGTGCCGTTGAATCAAGCTCTAAAAAAGTCGCTTCTGCCTCAACTGGATTTACAGGATCATTTGGCTATATAGGCGCAATATTTTCAGGAGTCGGTACAGGAACAATCATTGACAAGTTTGGCTGGAACGGAGCTTTGTATTTTTGGATAGCTTCTGCTTTTATGTGTATACTGTTTCTCCTGCCTATGTGGAACCATAAGAGCAGTTGTAAATAG
- a CDS encoding polysaccharide biosynthesis/export family protein, translating to MKKYIALVSILLYLSMPMVYAENNSGNKAEISAQNIIKSRLEFNSNNYSRNYVLGPNDIISVFVYDSEEFNQSNIRIQPNGNIIITPLGEIKVSGMTLEALHLLLVNKYKKYLKDPQVTLILNETRPFVVYVTGAVINPGSYEMSTNTSNNQSLNNQNTDVLLERKSPLLSNILVAAGGIQFDADLEHVKITNSFDKSEINANLMKILEKGDSSQDIYLMSGDSVYIPKLATPLAVSEEKYKKYATATFSPKIVPIKVYGYVNKPGLIKLDSSASITLNSAIMAAGGYLTDSAYAPKKIFISRADVSGKLVTRVVNPMSNDIILMPDDIVYVPEKPRPLLGKTFDYAMRVLNPVNTFANTYNNWALMYDPHRYQVIGK from the coding sequence GTGAAGAAATATATAGCATTAGTTTCAATTTTATTATATTTATCAATGCCAATGGTCTATGCTGAAAATAATAGCGGGAATAAAGCAGAGATTTCGGCGCAAAATATAATTAAATCGCGGCTTGAATTTAATTCAAATAATTATTCCAGAAACTATGTTCTGGGACCAAATGATATTATCAGCGTTTTTGTTTATGATTCTGAAGAATTTAATCAGTCAAATATTCGCATTCAACCCAACGGCAACATTATTATAACTCCTTTGGGTGAAATAAAAGTTTCCGGAATGACATTGGAAGCCCTACATCTCTTGCTCGTCAATAAATACAAAAAATACCTTAAAGACCCGCAGGTTACTCTCATATTAAATGAGACAAGACCATTTGTCGTTTATGTTACCGGTGCTGTTATAAACCCTGGCAGTTATGAAATGAGTACAAACACTTCGAATAACCAGAGTTTAAATAATCAAAATACAGACGTTTTGTTGGAAAGAAAATCTCCTTTGCTTTCCAACATACTTGTTGCAGCAGGCGGTATTCAATTTGATGCTGATCTTGAGCATGTAAAAATCACCAATTCTTTTGATAAGAGTGAAATTAATGCTAATTTAATGAAGATATTGGAAAAAGGCGATTCCTCTCAAGATATTTATTTGATGTCCGGTGATAGCGTTTATATTCCCAAATTGGCGACACCTCTTGCGGTTAGCGAAGAAAAATACAAAAAATATGCTACAGCCACTTTTTCTCCGAAAATTGTTCCGATTAAAGTTTACGGCTATGTTAATAAGCCTGGTTTAATAAAGTTAGACAGCTCTGCTTCAATAACTTTAAATTCCGCAATTATGGCAGCAGGCGGGTATCTTACAGATTCTGCCTACGCTCCCAAAAAAATATTTATCAGCAGGGCTGATGTTTCAGGAAAACTCGTAACAAGAGTAGTTAATCCGATGAGCAACGATATAATTTTAATGCCTGATGATATAGTTTATGTACCGGAAAAACCAAGACCGCTCCTCGGCAAAACTTTTGATTATGCAATGAGAGTACTAAATCCTGTAAATACATTCGCCAATACATACAATAATTGGGCGCTTATGTATGATCCTCACAGATATCAAGTCATAGGTAAATAA
- a CDS encoding VanZ family protein, whose translation MKKIISLVLFAIVLLSGLYLDVSQITVPDYIDKIYHFTGFSLITILSISVFIAFFDKKGLNIFLIFVLIFGGIISALAEFVQKFTITRSCDVNDWIASLCGIIFVAAFTYFANCKRERKMELLEEKFELY comes from the coding sequence ATGAAAAAAATTATAAGCTTGGTTTTGTTTGCTATAGTTTTGTTATCAGGATTATATTTAGATGTATCCCAGATAACCGTTCCTGATTATATAGATAAAATTTATCATTTTACGGGTTTTTCTTTAATAACAATCCTGTCCATATCTGTTTTTATTGCTTTTTTTGACAAAAAAGGTTTAAATATTTTCCTTATATTTGTGCTCATATTTGGAGGAATAATCTCAGCACTGGCCGAATTTGTACAAAAATTTACGATCACAAGAAGTTGCGATGTTAATGACTGGATAGCCAGTTTGTGCGGTATAATTTTTGTTGCTGCATTTACATATTTTGCTAATTGCAAGCGAGAAAGAAAGATGGAATTGCTTGAAGAAAAATTTGAATTATACTGA
- the deoC gene encoding deoxyribose-phosphate aldolase, producing MSLTKYVDHTLLSSAATKQDVEKLCKEAREYGFYAVCVHPIQVKNAVEALKGSDIKIAAVTGFPHGATYTEIKVEETKKCLADGATEIDMVINVGALKEGNLELVKNEIKQIADTCKGKAKLKVIIETGLLTQEEKVTACKLSAEAGADFVKTSTGVLKESKPATVEDVKLMNETVKSFGLLVKASGGVSDAKGAKALIEAGASRIGTSSGIKIITE from the coding sequence ATAAGTTTGACAAAATACGTTGACCACACATTGCTTTCATCAGCAGCTACAAAACAGGACGTTGAAAAATTATGTAAAGAAGCCAGAGAATACGGTTTTTATGCTGTATGCGTTCATCCGATTCAAGTAAAAAACGCCGTAGAAGCACTTAAAGGCTCAGATATAAAAATTGCAGCGGTTACAGGATTTCCTCATGGTGCCACTTATACAGAAATAAAAGTTGAAGAAACAAAAAAATGCCTCGCAGACGGCGCAACAGAAATCGATATGGTTATAAACGTAGGTGCTTTAAAAGAAGGCAATCTTGAATTGGTTAAAAATGAAATTAAACAAATAGCCGATACCTGCAAAGGAAAAGCCAAACTTAAAGTAATAATTGAAACGGGACTTTTGACCCAAGAAGAAAAAGTAACTGCATGCAAACTTTCCGCAGAAGCAGGAGCTGATTTTGTAAAAACTTCAACAGGAGTGCTAAAAGAAAGCAAACCGGCAACAGTTGAAGATGTAAAACTTATGAATGAAACAGTTAAATCTTTTGGACTTCTTGTAAAAGCAAGCGGCGGAGTAAGTGATGCTAAAGGGGCAAAAGCGCTTATTGAAGCCGGTGCAAGCAGAATCGGAACCAGTTCGGGAATCAAAATAATTACTGAATAA
- a CDS encoding Wzz/FepE/Etk N-terminal domain-containing protein produces MDINNLNKSRYIRNFGKDKKLIVIITIIILIWSLIYLMIFYKPSYKSIAKIWIKDLTGQEFVTSLGHQNPLASLNSAQNPLLTQIEILKSNQLQDFVYNYRLKKKSKTKPLNSDDLIDVKNKEGTDILSITLTCNDPKEAQDLLNASLKEYDNINLLINRKIRTTRRKYIDLKLDEIEKKLYETRNKIKLFKSANLAISIDEESIKLVDQKIATSSKLEDVTADINNTASSIVELENKLSLKAGEALDAVALGSGNQSLIKLREDLNTSIQQYEFDSSKLAETNPKMIAQKNKIAAINSQIKDQIKLSLGKYAKNKGINIFDSVREQLVENLITAQTKLIGLHSEKNSINNSITKINSEQSKMPEKMFTLDNLQQEERTLGRAYDELREKQIEARIKEAEAVSNIIVIDSSTLPEGASFPSRNHVLIISLLLGIISGFSISILKTLLEDVCDDVEEIEQITETSTIGTIPWLKYHILSEPSEFIHKIAYNNIVSNLMIKCYKNNNKVLVFTSSSLKKPQSSVLYYLACRLKKLGHSVAVIDSDFRIPTLLKDAAIEHKVKTNLSDLILSLETKFRTTKTVDAQEVLNALVEDEKGIKHLGNKEMVFEPYEFFGTSSFESLVGILKAEFDWVLIDTGAAHITPEFLIISRLSDGVILFVNKTITYTILKNITKTLKNAGIPIIGTIVRESESKLENEYKKYLRYQEDRTIID; encoded by the coding sequence ATGGATATTAATAATTTAAATAAAAGCAGATATATTCGTAATTTTGGTAAAGACAAAAAACTGATTGTTATTATTACCATTATTATTTTAATCTGGTCGCTTATATATCTGATGATTTTTTATAAACCTTCCTATAAATCCATTGCCAAAATCTGGATAAAAGATCTGACCGGTCAAGAATTTGTTACCAGCTTGGGTCATCAAAATCCTCTGGCATCACTAAATTCTGCACAAAATCCTCTCCTTACCCAGATAGAAATATTAAAATCCAATCAGTTACAAGATTTTGTTTACAACTATCGTCTGAAAAAAAAGAGTAAAACCAAACCTTTAAATTCTGATGATTTAATTGATGTAAAAAATAAAGAAGGCACTGATATCCTGAGCATAACTTTAACATGCAATGACCCAAAAGAAGCTCAGGATTTATTAAACGCCTCATTAAAAGAATATGACAATATTAACCTTCTTATAAACAGAAAAATCAGAACGACAAGACGTAAATATATTGATTTGAAGCTTGATGAAATTGAGAAAAAACTCTATGAAACAAGAAATAAAATTAAATTATTTAAATCTGCAAATTTGGCTATAAGCATAGACGAAGAATCTATAAAATTGGTTGACCAAAAAATAGCAACTTCATCAAAACTGGAAGATGTTACCGCAGATATAAACAATACCGCATCTTCAATCGTGGAATTGGAAAACAAATTATCACTTAAAGCCGGTGAAGCACTGGATGCAGTTGCATTAGGTTCAGGTAATCAATCTTTGATAAAATTAAGAGAAGATTTGAATACTTCTATACAACAGTACGAGTTTGATTCTTCCAAACTTGCGGAAACAAATCCCAAAATGATCGCCCAAAAAAATAAAATCGCAGCTATAAATTCTCAAATAAAAGATCAAATAAAACTCAGTCTTGGTAAATATGCTAAAAACAAAGGAATTAATATATTTGATTCGGTTAGAGAACAACTCGTAGAAAATCTTATAACGGCTCAAACCAAACTTATTGGTCTACATTCCGAAAAAAATTCTATAAACAACAGTATTACCAAAATTAATTCAGAACAGTCTAAAATGCCTGAAAAAATGTTTACACTTGATAACCTTCAACAGGAAGAACGAACTTTAGGCAGGGCTTATGACGAACTCAGAGAGAAACAGATTGAAGCAAGGATAAAAGAAGCTGAAGCTGTTAGCAATATTATCGTGATTGATTCTTCAACACTTCCGGAGGGGGCTTCTTTTCCGTCACGAAATCATGTACTTATAATTTCTCTTCTTCTCGGAATTATATCGGGATTTAGTATTTCAATATTAAAAACTTTGTTGGAAGATGTTTGTGATGACGTTGAAGAAATAGAACAAATTACAGAAACTTCTACAATCGGAACAATTCCATGGCTTAAATACCATATTTTAAGCGAGCCATCGGAATTTATACACAAAATTGCCTACAACAATATTGTTTCTAATCTCATGATCAAGTGCTATAAAAATAATAATAAAGTTTTAGTTTTTACTTCCTCTTCTCTTAAAAAACCTCAATCCTCTGTTTTATATTATTTAGCCTGCCGTCTTAAAAAGCTCGGCCATTCTGTTGCGGTTATTGACAGCGATTTCAGGATACCAACTTTGCTAAAAGACGCTGCCATAGAGCATAAGGTCAAAACTAACTTGTCTGATCTTATATTATCTCTTGAAACCAAATTCAGAACGACAAAAACAGTTGATGCGCAGGAAGTGTTAAATGCTTTAGTTGAAGATGAAAAAGGAATAAAACATCTCGGCAACAAAGAAATGGTTTTTGAGCCTTACGAATTCTTCGGGACTTCTTCTTTTGAATCTCTTGTCGGGATTTTAAAGGCCGAATTTGACTGGGTACTAATTGATACAGGCGCGGCACATATTACACCGGAATTTTTAATTATTTCGAGGTTGTCTGACGGTGTTATTTTATTTGTAAATAAAACCATTACTTATACAATATTAAAAAACATTACAAAAACTCTTAAAAATGCGGGTATTCCTATTATAGGCACTATCGTCCGAGAGTCAGAATCAAAATTAGAAAACGAATACAAAAAATATTTAAGGTATCAAGAAGATCGAACCATTATTGATTAA
- a CDS encoding sugar transferase, whose translation MALANLSERSINKININADLLHIFELPFPLSERKPFQWKMKRVMDVVLSSTAIILLAPLFLFLIVLIKLDSKGPAVFKQKRVGFNKKEFYMYKFRSMVVDAEEKFEQVKKHNQTNPIMFKAVNDPRLTKVGKFIRKYSLDELPQLFNIIRGEMSIVGTRPPLLRELQNYKDWHYVRFETIPGLTGMWQVSGRSDIKDFDAVVRLDYKYIKNWNILMDLQIILKTIPVVINGSGAA comes from the coding sequence ATGGCGCTTGCTAATTTGAGCGAACGAAGTATTAATAAGATAAATATTAATGCAGATTTATTGCATATATTTGAATTACCGTTTCCTTTAAGCGAAAGAAAACCTTTTCAGTGGAAAATGAAAAGAGTTATGGATGTTGTGTTAAGCTCGACAGCAATAATTTTATTGGCTCCATTGTTTTTATTTTTGATTGTATTAATTAAGTTGGACTCAAAAGGACCTGCTGTTTTTAAACAAAAAAGAGTGGGATTTAATAAAAAAGAATTTTATATGTATAAATTTAGAAGCATGGTTGTTGATGCAGAAGAAAAATTTGAACAGGTAAAAAAACATAATCAAACAAATCCTATCATGTTTAAAGCTGTTAATGATCCTCGACTTACAAAAGTAGGAAAATTTATCAGAAAATACAGTCTTGATGAGTTGCCTCAATTATTCAATATAATTAGAGGTGAGATGAGTATTGTTGGGACAAGACCACCATTGTTGCGAGAATTACAAAATTATAAAGACTGGCATTATGTGAGATTTGAAACGATTCCCGGTTTGACAGGAATGTGGCAAGTCAGCGGCAGGTCTGACATTAAAGACTTTGATGCTGTTGTCCGCCTTGATTATAAATACATAAAAAACTGGAATATTTTAATGGATTTACAAATTATCTTAAAAACAATTCCTGTTGTAATTAACGGCAGCGGTGCCGCATAG